From Numenius arquata chromosome 4, bNumArq3.hap1.1, whole genome shotgun sequence, a single genomic window includes:
- the ID4 gene encoding DNA-binding protein inhibitor ID-4 gives MKAVSPVRHPSRKAQPGVAGGGGGHPALRCLAEHSGCKGGPPSGEEPAALCLQCDMNDCYSRLRKLVPTIPPNKRVSKVEILQHVIDYILDLQLALETHPALLRQQQPPPALHPGSCPAGTPRTPLTALNTDPAGSVNKPGDSILCR, from the coding sequence ATGAAAGCCGTGAGTCCCGTCCGGCACCCCAGCCGCAAAGCGCAGCCCGGcgtggcgggcggcggcgggggacacCCGGCCCTGCGGTGCCTGGCCGAGCACAGCGGCTGCAAGGGGGGTCCGCCGTCGGGCGAGGAGCCGGCGGCGCTGTGCCTGCAGTGCGATATGAATGACTGTTACAGCCGGCTGAGGAAGCTGGTGCCCACCATCCCGCCCAATAAGAGGGTCAGCAAAGTGGAGATCCTGCAGCATGTCATCGACTACATCCTCGACCTGCAGCTGGCTCTAGAGACGCACCCGGCGCTGCtccggcagcagcagccgccgcccgCCCTGCACCCGGGCAGCTGTCCGGCGGGCACCCCCAGGACCCCGCTGACAGCCCTCAACACTGACCCG